AGTCATATCTGGTACGGAAGAACAAGCTTCTGCCAAAATTGAAGCAATGTTTGATACAGGAATATCAGAGCTTTTATTTTCCATACTTACTGTAGGAGATAATCGTGAGGAGTCCCTCGAAAGGACTGCAAAGTTCTTAGGAAAATATATTTCAAATATGTAATTAAAAATTTAAGCTTTTTGCAATTTTGCGTTTGTGGAATTTGGGATCACCTAGGAAATGATAGAGAGTTCTGGACATTTGTGTGTGTAAGGTAAGCCCATATTCTCGCAATGATCCTATTCCAGCATGTACTGTATGCCCACCGTCACAAGCTTTTAAATAGGCTTCACTGGAAACTGCACTTGCAAGATGAATACTTGTATTTGAATCCATATTTGATTCAAGTTTCCATAAAGCTTCATATGTTGTCCATCTAGCTGCATCCAGGTGATTTACTATTTCTATGATATGGTCCTGTACTCTTTGAAATCTACCAATAGATTGCCCAAATTGTTTTCTAGTTCTGCTATATTCGACCGAGAGATCGAATACTGCTTGAGAACCACCAACTTGGTATGAACATAGTATTGGTAAAGAATTTAAGATACCTGTATATAGGCTATCCCATTGGTCAGTATTAATATCTCCCAAAATCATATCGTCAGTAATTTTGACAGATTCAAAAGAGATTTCTGAAGATGCACTAAGAAAACCTTCTAATTGTTTTCTTTCAATACCTTCAGAATTGACATCAATAAAAACAATTGATATGGAATCTTTATTTTTTTCAGATCTAACAGCACATAGGATATGGGTTGCACTTAATCCGTCTTGTACAAAAAGCTTTGTGCCAGTCAAAGAATTATTTTCTATGGAAAGGTTTATATATTTTTTATCCCATCCATAACTTGGTTCAGTAATTGCTGGAGTGACTATATATTCACCAGAAGCAATTTTGGGCAAAATTTCGGCCTTTTGTTTTTCATTTGCAGTTTGAAGAAGAATATTTACGGACAATATTCCAGATGAAAAAAAAGGTCCGGGAACTGGTCCTCGTCCAAGTTCTTCGTAAAGAACTGCTGCATCTGTTAAAGAGTTTTCTGATCCACCATATTTTTCTGGAACCAAAATTC
The window above is part of the SAR202 cluster bacterium genome. Proteins encoded here:
- a CDS encoding acyl-CoA dehydrogenase; the encoded protein is MDLSLSPDQELIKNTAREFVSQEFSKETILELDLTESGFNKDLWDSVCEIGWLGILVPEKYGGSENSLTDAAVLYEELGRGPVPGPFFSSGILSVNILLQTANEKQKAEILPKIASGEYIVTPAITEPSYGWDKKYINLSIENNSLTGTKLFVQDGLSATHILCAVRSEKNKDSISIVFIDVNSEGIERKQLEGFLSASSEISFESVKITDDMILGDINTDQWDSLYTGILNSLPILCSYQVGGSQAVFDLSVEYSRTRKQFGQSIGRFQRVQDHIIEIVNHLDAARWTTYEALWKLESNMDSNTSIHLASAVSSEAYLKACDGGHTVHAGIGSLREYGLTLHTQMSRTLYHFLGDPKFHKRKIAKSLNF